One window of the Labilibaculum sp. genome contains the following:
- a CDS encoding nitrophenyl compound nitroreductase subunit ArsF family protein, which translates to MKNLALYSLLAIGISFASCQSNTKKETAKAETKVACTNDCSKCEKSAESKLTTQNVENAGIYYFHGDRKCKTCKAVGEKAKEIAEKMNVKFFDINLDEEGNEALAKEFQASGSSLFIKHSKSGEIEDLTTFAFRTAINDTKAYVEKLESTLKADM; encoded by the coding sequence ATGAAAAATCTAGCACTTTACAGTCTATTGGCAATTGGTATTAGCTTTGCGTCTTGTCAATCGAATACAAAAAAAGAAACTGCAAAAGCAGAAACCAAAGTTGCCTGCACTAATGATTGCAGTAAATGTGAAAAATCTGCAGAAAGTAAATTAACCACGCAAAACGTTGAAAACGCAGGCATCTATTATTTTCATGGCGACAGAAAATGCAAAACCTGCAAAGCTGTAGGCGAAAAAGCAAAGGAGATTGCAGAAAAAATGAATGTAAAATTCTTCGATATTAATCTGGATGAAGAAGGAAATGAAGCTTTGGCTAAAGAATTTCAGGCATCGGGCTCTTCCCTTTTCATTAAGCACAGCAAATCAGGTGAAATTGAAGATTTAACAACTTTTGCATTCCGCACTGCTATTAACGACACCAAAGCTTACGTTGAAAAACTGGAATCTACCTTAAAAGCCGATATGTAA
- a CDS encoding thioredoxin family protein → MEIKVLGPGCKKCGTLAEAAKKAVEELAIEANITKVDDMVKILSYGVMSTPALVINEKVVVSGKVPSVSEIKEFIQNA, encoded by the coding sequence ATGGAAATTAAAGTATTAGGTCCGGGCTGCAAAAAATGCGGTACATTAGCCGAAGCAGCAAAAAAAGCAGTAGAAGAATTAGCAATTGAAGCCAACATCACGAAAGTGGATGATATGGTAAAGATTCTATCTTATGGTGTGATGTCGACTCCTGCCCTTGTTATTAACGAAAAAGTAGTGGTGAGCGGAAAAGTGCCTTCAGTATCTGAAATCAAAGAGTTTATTCAAAACGCATAA
- a CDS encoding aromatic aminobenezylarsenical efflux permease ArsG family transporter, with the protein MEYLDQLLSQSNLPVLSAFLLGLMTAISPCPLATNITATAYISKDLGNRKKIFISGLIYTLGRAVSYTVLGIILYFGASKFDISSFFNTYGERLLGPILIFVGIFMLDIISINFLGVGKLTNKINGEKIKGSYWGALLLGIVFALAFCPYSGILYFGMLIPLSISQPDGLFLPIVYAIATGLPVIIIAYLLAFTLSGVGSFYNKVKSFEYWFRKVAAVIFILSGLYFTYIFFIA; encoded by the coding sequence ATGGAATATTTAGATCAACTTTTATCCCAAAGCAACTTACCTGTTCTTTCAGCATTCCTACTTGGCCTTATGACTGCAATTAGTCCATGTCCTTTGGCCACAAATATTACTGCAACAGCATACATTAGTAAGGATTTAGGGAACAGAAAAAAGATTTTTATAAGTGGACTGATTTACACACTCGGCAGAGCAGTTAGCTACACCGTTTTGGGTATCATTTTGTATTTTGGAGCCAGTAAATTTGACATATCCTCATTTTTCAATACCTATGGTGAGCGGTTATTGGGACCGATTTTAATTTTTGTTGGAATATTTATGCTCGATATAATTTCGATCAATTTTCTAGGAGTTGGAAAACTAACGAATAAAATTAACGGTGAAAAAATTAAAGGAAGCTACTGGGGAGCATTGCTCTTAGGTATTGTTTTTGCACTGGCGTTCTGCCCTTATAGCGGCATTTTGTACTTCGGAATGTTAATTCCTTTAAGCATTTCTCAACCCGATGGATTGTTTCTCCCAATAGTTTATGCCATTGCAACCGGTCTTCCGGTTATAATAATTGCTTATCTGCTTGCTTTCACACTATCGGGTGTAGGCAGTTTTTACAACAAGGTTAAAAGTTTCGAGTATTGGTTTAGAAAAGTGGCTGCTGTCATTTTCATTCTAT